One Vibrio neonatus genomic window carries:
- a CDS encoding LysE family translocator: MSLHLWLSLFLICLLGAMSPGPSLATVSKHTLAGGRLNGIAAAWAHSCGIAFYAFITVIGLAVVLHKSELLFVSISLLGAAYLAYLGWKSLTSNGGIASTLEAGKPMSVKASAKEGLLISLLNPKIALFFIALFSQFVAEGNSLGSKAIVVMTPMLVDGLWYTFIALILSSPMLFERLKARGKLIDQLSGIVLIALACRVVWQNVGYF, encoded by the coding sequence ATGTCCCTTCATCTATGGCTGTCTTTATTTTTAATTTGTTTACTTGGCGCCATGTCACCAGGGCCTAGTCTTGCCACGGTGAGTAAACATACATTGGCAGGTGGGCGACTTAACGGAATCGCAGCTGCGTGGGCACACTCATGTGGTATTGCGTTTTATGCGTTTATTACTGTGATTGGTCTCGCGGTGGTATTGCATAAATCAGAGCTGTTGTTTGTTTCTATTTCATTATTAGGCGCGGCCTATCTGGCTTATTTAGGCTGGAAGTCATTGACCTCTAATGGTGGTATTGCCAGCACCCTTGAAGCGGGCAAGCCTATGAGTGTTAAGGCGTCGGCGAAAGAAGGGTTATTGATTTCTTTGCTTAACCCAAAAATCGCTTTGTTTTTTATCGCGCTATTTAGCCAGTTTGTTGCCGAAGGCAATAGCCTAGGTTCAAAGGCAATTGTGGTTATGACGCCTATGCTGGTTGATGGTTTGTGGTATACCTTTATTGCTTTAATTCTCTCTAGCCCAATGCTTTTTGAACGATTAAAAGCCAGAGGCAAACTTATTGATCAACTTTCAGGCATAGTGTTAATTGCATTGGCCTGTCGAGTAGTGTGGCAAAATGTCGGATACTTTTAA
- a CDS encoding alanine/glycine:cation symporter family protein — protein sequence MTPAQSSLQTILHSIDSFVWGPPLLILLVGTGVYFTFSLGLIQFRHLPTALKMVFSKSSNTDSKGDVTAFAALCTALSATIGTGNIVGVATAIKLGGPGALFWMWLAALFGMATKYAECLLAVKYRTTDDKGGMLGGPMYYLRDGVKSPLLATLFAVFALGVALFGIGTFPQVNAILDASEVTLGADRTMAAIVLTILVAMVTLGGIKSISRVAGKVVPTMAVIYVVACLGILINNADQVLSAIELVIVSAFTPTAASGGFFGASVMLAIQSGIARGVFSNESGLGSAPMAAAAAKTDSCARQGLISMTGTFFDTIIICTMTGLALIITGAWQSDFAGAMMTTHAFAVGLNADVLGPILVSVGLLFFAFTTILGWNYYGERCVVYLFGTKAILPYKVVFIALVFSGAFMKLDMIWLIADIVNGLMAVPNLIGLIALRQVVIAETKLFFDKSLSLKPATQQS from the coding sequence ATGACACCTGCACAATCTTCGCTACAAACTATTTTACACTCCATCGACAGTTTCGTCTGGGGACCACCACTGCTTATCCTATTGGTTGGTACCGGCGTTTACTTCACTTTCAGTTTAGGCCTTATTCAGTTTAGACACCTTCCTACTGCCCTTAAAATGGTCTTTAGTAAGTCGTCAAATACCGATTCCAAAGGCGATGTCACCGCATTCGCAGCATTATGTACAGCCCTATCAGCTACCATTGGTACAGGTAATATCGTAGGTGTGGCGACTGCGATTAAACTTGGCGGCCCTGGTGCACTCTTTTGGATGTGGCTAGCTGCATTATTTGGTATGGCAACAAAATACGCCGAATGTCTACTTGCCGTAAAATACCGCACCACAGATGACAAAGGTGGCATGTTGGGTGGTCCAATGTACTACTTGCGTGATGGCGTAAAATCACCGCTTTTAGCGACATTATTTGCCGTTTTCGCTCTAGGTGTTGCCCTGTTTGGTATCGGTACTTTCCCACAAGTTAACGCTATTTTAGATGCATCAGAGGTGACGCTTGGCGCTGACCGTACTATGGCGGCAATCGTATTAACTATCCTAGTCGCTATGGTTACCTTAGGTGGTATCAAGTCTATATCTCGCGTCGCAGGTAAAGTAGTGCCGACCATGGCGGTTATCTATGTTGTGGCTTGTTTAGGTATTTTGATCAATAACGCTGACCAAGTGTTATCAGCCATTGAACTAGTGATTGTTTCTGCGTTTACACCAACAGCAGCAAGTGGCGGCTTCTTTGGCGCAAGTGTCATGCTTGCCATCCAATCGGGTATCGCGCGCGGCGTATTCTCTAACGAATCAGGTTTAGGTAGTGCACCAATGGCCGCAGCGGCTGCAAAAACCGACTCATGCGCACGTCAAGGTTTAATTTCGATGACCGGTACCTTCTTTGATACCATCATTATCTGTACCATGACCGGCCTTGCCTTAATTATCACAGGTGCATGGCAAAGCGATTTTGCTGGCGCAATGATGACCACGCATGCTTTCGCTGTGGGTTTAAATGCCGATGTCCTCGGCCCTATTTTAGTATCAGTCGGCCTATTGTTCTTCGCCTTCACCACCATTTTAGGTTGGAACTACTACGGCGAACGTTGCGTGGTTTACCTTTTCGGTACTAAAGCAATCTTGCCGTACAAAGTAGTCTTTATCGCATTAGTCTTCTCTGGCGCCTTTATGAAACTGGATATGATTTGGTTAATTGCCGATATCGTAAATGGCTTGATGGCAGTACCTAACCTAATTGGTCTTATCGCCCTACGTCAGGTAGTGATTGCGGAAACTAAGCTGTTTTTTGATAAGTCATTATCGTTAAAGCCTGCGACTCAACAATCGTAA
- a CDS encoding ABC transporter ATP-binding protein, which yields MNECPVKVAELSVSFNGTAVLQNVSFELGKGSLVGIIGPNGAGKSSVLKHISGYMTPTEGRVCLFGEPVMELAADQRAALLSYLPQINRVEFPYKVSELIALGLVNNHALDKAQKKSQIKKVLKRLNIDRLEERSVDELSGGEQQLVHLARILLQDAPVILLDEPSASLDIGHEGQLMNILYSLAQEGKTVLVALHNLNTAAEFCDRLLLMHHGKLIADGVPSSILTQQQIQQIYPYEVKVSINSSTGNPNILAVKRDSY from the coding sequence ATGAATGAGTGTCCGGTAAAAGTGGCTGAATTAAGTGTTTCTTTTAATGGAACGGCGGTCTTGCAGAACGTTAGCTTCGAGTTAGGTAAGGGCTCATTAGTGGGCATTATTGGCCCCAATGGCGCAGGTAAATCTAGCGTGCTAAAACACATCAGCGGTTATATGACGCCAACCGAAGGGCGAGTTTGCTTGTTTGGTGAACCTGTAATGGAATTGGCCGCCGATCAGCGCGCCGCACTATTAAGCTACCTGCCACAGATCAATCGAGTCGAGTTTCCTTATAAAGTCAGTGAGTTAATTGCGTTAGGCTTAGTGAACAATCATGCGTTAGATAAAGCGCAAAAGAAAAGCCAAATTAAAAAGGTACTAAAGCGACTTAACATAGATCGCCTTGAAGAAAGAAGCGTAGATGAACTTTCTGGCGGCGAGCAACAACTGGTGCACCTTGCACGAATCTTGTTGCAAGATGCGCCTGTTATTTTGTTAGATGAACCCAGTGCTAGCTTAGATATTGGTCATGAAGGACAATTGATGAATATTCTATACAGCTTGGCACAAGAGGGCAAAACGGTGCTTGTGGCACTACATAACCTAAATACAGCAGCAGAGTTTTGCGACCGTTTGTTGCTTATGCACCATGGAAAGTTAATAGCCGATGGCGTGCCAAGTTCGATATTGACCCAACAGCAAATCCAACAGATTTATCCTTATGAAGTTAAGGTTTCTATCAACTCTAGTACCGGAAACCCCAATATATTGGCGGTGAAGCGGGATTCTTATTAA
- a CDS encoding FecCD family ABC transporter permease: MIADSSYVKFRWYAFAGSIALVISIWAALALGAVNLSVVDMLSYLKLLVTQGSQSAASEYPLISAIVVHIRLPRVIAAIAAGSALAIAGACTQGLFRNPLASPDVLGVSAGSSFGAVIAISSGLSLAHPLWTPIIACVGALICAMFVFILARNSGSGQTLYLILAGLALSSLLGGATLGVLLFARQYEVSQFVFWTMGGLEGRIWEQIIWPLPVIVLASLWLLRRAQWLNILSIGDEAAHGLGMNVGRCRFSLLLCASLLTAMSIAIAGPIGFIGLMVPHLVRMLTGANHISLLPLSALFGAIFLLICDLIGRYIIAPYEIKAGIITAILGGIYFLWLVVRVQKQGRLL; encoded by the coding sequence ATGATTGCAGATTCAAGCTATGTGAAATTTCGTTGGTATGCGTTTGCAGGAAGTATCGCGCTTGTTATTTCAATATGGGCGGCGCTGGCTTTAGGTGCAGTTAATTTGTCTGTGGTGGACATGCTTTCCTACCTAAAGCTGTTGGTCACGCAAGGTTCGCAAAGCGCGGCTTCAGAGTATCCTTTAATTTCTGCCATCGTTGTGCATATTCGTTTGCCACGAGTGATTGCCGCTATTGCTGCAGGTAGCGCCTTAGCCATTGCGGGTGCGTGTACACAAGGGCTGTTTCGCAATCCACTAGCAAGCCCGGATGTGCTTGGGGTAAGTGCCGGAAGTAGCTTTGGCGCGGTTATCGCAATCAGCAGCGGACTTTCTCTGGCGCACCCGTTATGGACGCCAATCATTGCTTGTGTCGGGGCATTAATTTGCGCCATGTTTGTGTTTATTTTGGCGCGCAATTCCGGTAGCGGACAAACCCTGTATTTGATTTTAGCGGGTCTCGCCTTATCTTCTTTGTTAGGCGGGGCTACCTTAGGGGTACTATTATTTGCCCGTCAGTATGAGGTAAGCCAATTTGTTTTTTGGACCATGGGTGGCTTGGAAGGTCGCATATGGGAACAAATTATCTGGCCATTGCCGGTTATTGTGCTGGCTTCTCTCTGGCTGTTACGACGCGCACAATGGCTGAACATTTTGTCCATTGGTGATGAAGCGGCGCATGGGTTAGGGATGAACGTCGGGCGATGTCGTTTTAGCTTGTTGCTATGTGCATCACTGCTTACCGCCATGTCGATCGCGATTGCAGGCCCCATTGGTTTTATCGGTTTAATGGTGCCACATTTGGTGCGTATGTTAACTGGTGCCAATCACATTAGTTTATTACCGCTTTCGGCGCTGTTTGGCGCAATATTCCTGCTAATTTGCGATCTTATTGGACGTTACATCATTGCGCCGTATGAGATCAAAGCAGGTATTATTACCGCGATACTTGGCGGAATATATTTCCTTTGGTTAGTGGTTCGCGTACAAAAACAAGGGAGACTGCTATGA
- a CDS encoding ABC transporter substrate-binding protein — translation MGSFMRGFAVLVYLYSAVAWAQYPITVTDASGKSLTLDKAPQKISSKSLFSDEVLLDMIPTQRFSSVTDLVDDEHFSIIAGKVPASVPRLGLNVEQILANRPDLVFAATWSDAGRIHQLRSAGIKVFILPVPSTLVEIEDLIKLIGKIVGEDNKAKTIVVDMERKLEEGLVYTSHKYKVLDYNNWGTSSTRHSTWQLIVNQAGFANVVADLDADKYGQTPMSKELIVALDPEVLFVPSVVKTDKAGSTDLMHQVLTDPALRNVQAVKLGNVYPIPQYLRGTYSQHIVETILFVNRAVLGTPAP, via the coding sequence ATGGGAAGTTTTATGCGCGGTTTTGCTGTGCTTGTTTATCTTTATTCTGCTGTTGCATGGGCTCAATATCCAATCACAGTGACAGATGCTAGCGGTAAAAGCCTAACCCTTGATAAAGCACCTCAAAAAATATCTTCCAAATCTCTATTTAGTGATGAAGTGTTGTTAGATATGATTCCTACACAACGCTTTAGTTCAGTTACCGATCTGGTCGATGATGAACACTTTTCAATTATTGCCGGCAAAGTGCCCGCGTCTGTGCCGCGTTTAGGGTTAAACGTAGAGCAAATTTTAGCAAATCGCCCAGACTTGGTATTTGCCGCCACTTGGAGTGATGCAGGACGTATCCATCAACTGCGCTCTGCGGGTATAAAGGTCTTTATTTTACCTGTACCTAGCACTTTGGTTGAAATTGAAGATTTAATAAAACTCATCGGCAAGATAGTTGGTGAAGACAACAAAGCCAAAACCATAGTCGTGGATATGGAGCGTAAACTAGAAGAAGGTCTTGTTTACACCAGTCATAAATATAAAGTGCTTGATTACAACAATTGGGGTACTTCAAGTACTCGTCATTCTACTTGGCAGCTGATTGTTAATCAGGCGGGTTTTGCCAATGTTGTGGCCGATCTTGATGCGGATAAATACGGTCAAACGCCTATGTCTAAAGAACTTATTGTTGCCCTTGATCCTGAAGTGTTGTTTGTTCCTAGTGTGGTGAAAACCGATAAAGCAGGCAGTACTGATTTAATGCACCAAGTGTTAACCGACCCTGCGTTAAGAAACGTGCAAGCGGTTAAGTTAGGCAATGTTTATCCTATTCCTCAGTATTTACGCGGAACCTATAGCCAACATATTGTAGAGACTATTTTGTTTGTGAATAGGGCGGTTTTAGGTACTCCCGCTCCATGA
- a CDS encoding cobalamin adenosyltransferase, whose protein sequence is MKFSGNIDELAYPFIFEDSPLCDFEILTDELCTITGLALTNIDNPKVRQSLEQLQPKIFHLNGSIRGKNGIFESDIESLAAEYHAFKDSVSDDNKRFVLPRGTGPVIQLHQCRSLSKKVVRQLVLVEKAGKKVPETLPRFANLLVNYYFALTRVLNQEMGIEEPEYTSINYKAKA, encoded by the coding sequence ATGAAATTCAGCGGTAATATTGACGAACTGGCCTACCCATTTATTTTTGAAGACAGCCCATTATGCGACTTTGAAATCCTTACCGATGAACTGTGTACCATTACAGGTCTGGCGCTAACCAATATCGATAACCCAAAAGTGCGCCAATCTTTAGAACAATTACAGCCAAAAATCTTCCATCTTAATGGTTCAATTCGCGGAAAAAATGGCATATTTGAAAGTGATATTGAATCATTGGCCGCCGAATACCACGCCTTTAAAGACAGTGTCAGTGATGACAACAAGCGATTTGTATTGCCAAGAGGTACAGGCCCGGTGATTCAACTACACCAATGTCGCAGCCTGTCTAAAAAAGTGGTTCGACAGTTAGTATTGGTAGAGAAAGCAGGCAAAAAAGTACCTGAAACGCTACCAAGATTTGCCAACCTATTAGTCAATTACTACTTCGCGCTAACTCGCGTACTCAACCAAGAAATGGGTATTGAAGAGCCGGAATACACCAGCATCAACTACAAAGCCAAAGCCTAG
- a CDS encoding LysE family translocator gives MQINDLYTFIAAMTLLTITPGLDTVLVIRNTSRGGKGDGYATSLGICLGLYVHATWSAIGVAAIISQSPELFNGIKLIGAAYLIWLGVSGVRSLKGGVGLIDVQADGSQVSVFTSIRQGFLSNVLNPKTAVFYLAFLPQFIDATGNLWLQSIFLASIHFVLAMVWQCGLATMLDKAKLWLSSGKVNYRLQMCSSLVLIALGALLVFECL, from the coding sequence ATGCAGATTAACGACTTATACACCTTCATCGCCGCCATGACTCTTTTGACCATCACTCCAGGTCTGGACACTGTTCTGGTTATTCGCAACACCAGCCGTGGAGGAAAAGGAGATGGTTATGCAACCAGTTTGGGTATCTGTCTTGGGCTCTATGTGCATGCCACTTGGTCAGCCATTGGCGTGGCGGCCATCATTAGCCAAAGCCCTGAGCTATTTAATGGCATTAAACTCATCGGCGCGGCCTATCTTATTTGGTTAGGTGTTTCTGGCGTTCGCTCGTTAAAAGGCGGAGTAGGGCTTATTGACGTTCAGGCGGATGGCTCTCAAGTTTCGGTGTTCACTTCCATTCGTCAGGGCTTTTTATCGAACGTACTGAATCCGAAAACCGCGGTATTTTATCTGGCGTTTTTGCCTCAATTTATCGATGCGACGGGCAATCTATGGCTACAGTCGATTTTTCTCGCATCAATTCACTTCGTATTGGCAATGGTTTGGCAGTGCGGTTTGGCGACTATGCTAGATAAAGCTAAGCTGTGGTTATCGAGCGGTAAAGTAAATTATCGCTTACAGATGTGCAGCAGCTTAGTCTTGATCGCGCTTGGCGCATTATTGGTTTTTGAGTGTTTGTGA
- a CDS encoding carboxypeptidase M32, with translation MSAFKSLKDHFQTIDNFAHLHAICGWDAAAMMPSGGNEARSRAMAELSVHVHSLKTQPQLAEWFDKASDESLSVDEVAQLREMKRNWQMSNIIPKELVEASSLAGSKCEHAWRTQRTNNDWQGFAKNWQPVVALSQEEAQIRAQATGLSPYDAMLGIYEPGTSSEALTHTFDNVKQWLPNLIDQVIEKQSKESIILPSGTFDTSKQKALGLEIMKLLQFDFTHGRLDESVHPFCGGVPTDVRLTTRYDENEFMQSLMGIVHETGHARYEQGLPKALAGNPSGTARSMGIHESQSLFFEMQMGRSAPFIHHLSQSSAKHFPEHDAQLFESSNLNKLYTRVKKDFIRVDADELTYPAHVILRFEIERDLINGNISYQDVPELWDSKMQSYLGLSTAGNFKNGCMQDIHWTDGSFGYFPSYTLGAMYAAQFMAAMKKTVDVDAVLRSGELTPIFDWLSSNIWSKGSLLTTDELVKQATGETLNAEHFKQHLMNRYL, from the coding sequence ATGTCTGCATTTAAATCACTCAAGGACCATTTTCAAACAATAGATAACTTTGCTCACCTGCACGCGATCTGCGGTTGGGATGCTGCTGCTATGATGCCTAGCGGCGGAAATGAGGCGCGCTCTCGCGCCATGGCTGAACTGTCAGTGCACGTACACAGCTTAAAAACCCAGCCACAACTAGCAGAATGGTTTGATAAAGCTAGCGATGAAAGCTTATCTGTAGATGAAGTTGCGCAGCTTCGCGAAATGAAACGTAATTGGCAGATGTCGAACATCATTCCAAAAGAGCTAGTCGAAGCAAGCTCTTTAGCTGGTTCAAAATGTGAACATGCTTGGCGCACCCAAAGAACCAACAATGACTGGCAAGGTTTTGCTAAAAACTGGCAACCCGTGGTCGCTCTGTCTCAAGAAGAGGCGCAGATACGCGCTCAAGCCACAGGTCTGAGCCCATACGATGCCATGCTAGGTATCTATGAACCGGGTACAAGCAGTGAAGCTCTTACACACACCTTTGATAACGTAAAACAGTGGCTACCAAATCTAATCGACCAAGTCATTGAAAAGCAAAGTAAAGAGAGCATCATTCTTCCTAGTGGCACCTTTGATACCAGCAAACAAAAAGCGCTTGGCCTTGAAATCATGAAGCTACTGCAATTTGATTTCACCCACGGTCGACTTGATGAAAGCGTGCATCCATTTTGTGGCGGCGTGCCAACCGACGTAAGACTGACTACTCGTTACGACGAGAACGAATTTATGCAATCACTGATGGGTATCGTCCATGAAACAGGGCACGCTCGTTACGAACAAGGATTGCCAAAAGCCCTTGCTGGAAACCCAAGTGGCACAGCTCGCTCTATGGGTATCCACGAATCTCAATCACTATTTTTTGAAATGCAAATGGGACGAAGTGCGCCGTTTATTCACCATCTTAGTCAATCTTCGGCAAAACACTTCCCAGAACACGATGCACAATTGTTTGAATCATCGAACCTAAACAAGCTGTATACCCGCGTGAAGAAAGACTTCATCCGTGTCGATGCCGATGAACTCACCTACCCTGCGCACGTTATCCTACGCTTTGAAATTGAACGCGATCTCATCAATGGCAACATTTCATACCAAGACGTGCCAGAGCTTTGGGACAGCAAAATGCAATCTTACCTTGGTCTATCGACCGCAGGTAATTTCAAAAATGGCTGTATGCAAGATATTCACTGGACAGATGGAAGCTTCGGCTATTTCCCTAGCTACACATTAGGTGCTATGTACGCAGCGCAATTTATGGCTGCTATGAAGAAAACCGTCGATGTAGATGCGGTGCTACGTTCAGGCGAACTGACACCTATCTTTGATTGGCTATCTAGCAATATCTGGAGCAAAGGTAGCTTGTTGACCACTGATGAATTGGTGAAACAAGCCACTGGCGAAACGTTAAATGCTGAACACTTTAAACAGCACTTAATGAACCGCTACTTATAA
- a CDS encoding GGDEF domain-containing protein — translation MNSLFIGLSVLLPTLLFACFDVINTTDFILEAIAFILLCGIFVYGHRTLDITVNIGLIALITCEFFECLEAIGEFQWFFQNNVMFDVVVSDILSIAGLMLIAFGIHKMFRYQRRVAEIEPLTNLFNKRAIEGLSKKELDRAKRSKNSTSLILIDLDHFKMVNDTYGHQVGDEVLIGVAKHLSHLIRRYDLLGRWGGDEFIILCPNTNKTEANEVMTRLHKPLSIATAQTTIDITFSIGSTTVDPKTNMNFNALFVQADKALYAVKKNGRNNLCHFDSLCSS, via the coding sequence ATGAACAGCCTTTTTATTGGACTTAGCGTTCTGCTTCCTACGCTTCTATTTGCTTGCTTTGATGTCATTAATACCACCGATTTTATATTGGAAGCGATAGCCTTCATTTTGCTTTGTGGCATTTTTGTATATGGACATCGAACATTAGATATTACGGTCAATATTGGCTTAATTGCGCTGATCACGTGTGAATTTTTTGAATGCCTTGAAGCTATCGGTGAATTCCAATGGTTTTTTCAAAACAATGTGATGTTTGATGTGGTGGTTAGCGATATCTTATCGATTGCTGGCCTAATGCTTATCGCATTTGGCATCCACAAAATGTTTCGATATCAACGCAGAGTTGCAGAGATTGAGCCTTTGACCAACCTTTTCAACAAGCGCGCAATCGAAGGCCTGTCGAAAAAAGAGTTAGACAGAGCTAAGCGTTCTAAAAACAGCACCTCATTAATTCTTATTGATCTCGACCATTTTAAAATGGTCAATGATACTTATGGCCACCAAGTGGGTGATGAGGTGCTTATTGGCGTCGCCAAGCACTTAAGTCACCTAATACGTCGCTATGATTTATTAGGCCGTTGGGGAGGGGACGAGTTTATTATTTTATGCCCAAACACCAATAAAACAGAAGCCAACGAAGTCATGACAAGGCTACACAAACCACTCTCAATCGCCACGGCGCAAACCACAATCGACATCACTTTCAGCATCGGAAGCACTACCGTCGATCCAAAAACCAACATGAATTTTAATGCGCTGTTCGTCCAAGCAGATAAAGCCTTATACGCAGTAAAGAAAAATGGCAGGAACAATCTGTGTCATTTTGATTCGTTGTGTTCTTCTTAA
- a CDS encoding outer membrane beta-barrel protein codes for MKYGKYALAIALMGVSSMAAADSWLYAGGSVGQSSFKSDKTSTFGFHVGTGILPIIGVEAGYWKLGSFDVGPETYDFQSFYAGIKPSIDLGPVHLYGRLGAHRYDLSGKAGAQDDDGYDLMYGVGVEYFVIDMISVGAGYQNFEVSGGNVDSYTLNATFHFL; via the coding sequence ATGAAGTACGGTAAATATGCTCTTGCGATAGCCTTAATGGGCGTTTCTTCAATGGCAGCAGCAGATTCTTGGTTGTATGCAGGTGGCTCTGTAGGTCAGTCTTCTTTTAAAAGCGATAAAACCTCTACCTTTGGTTTCCATGTAGGTACAGGTATTTTACCAATTATCGGCGTAGAAGCAGGTTACTGGAAACTGGGTTCATTTGATGTAGGCCCTGAAACATACGATTTCCAATCGTTTTACGCAGGCATTAAACCAAGCATTGATTTAGGCCCAGTACACCTATATGGACGTTTAGGTGCTCACCGTTACGACTTGAGCGGCAAAGCAGGCGCACAAGACGATGATGGTTACGATTTGATGTACGGTGTGGGTGTTGAATACTTTGTTATCGACATGATTTCAGTAGGTGCGGGTTACCAAAACTTTGAAGTCAGTGGCGGCAACGTGGATTCTTACACGCTCAACGCAACATTCCACTTCTTATAA